The following proteins come from a genomic window of Streptomyces sp. NBC_01716:
- a CDS encoding DUF5133 domain-containing protein, which produces MLLPDKAGLAQLLRRYRTWEQLVLQEPQNPARRRRLDDVAYTLCVLMGHRTAHEAIRAAESYLGRSPRGDRGLRGQGILRNRRRDSSRKERM; this is translated from the coding sequence ATGCTTCTGCCGGACAAGGCCGGGCTCGCCCAGCTGCTGCGCCGCTACCGGACCTGGGAGCAGCTGGTTCTGCAGGAGCCGCAGAACCCGGCGCGACGGCGGCGGCTGGACGACGTCGCCTACACCCTGTGCGTGCTGATGGGCCACCGCACCGCCCATGAGGCGATCCGTGCGGCGGAGTCGTATCTCGGCAGAAGCCCCCGTGGCGACCGGGGTCTGCGGGGTCAGGGAATTCTGCGTAACCGTCGTCGCGACAGCAGCCGCAAAGAAAGGATGTGA
- a CDS encoding transketolase: protein MRSELLTELAQQLRVDSVRAADMAGSGHPTSSMSAADLGAVLLANHLTYDFDRPDHPGNDRMIFSKGHASPLLYSMYLAAGAIDEAEFHTYRREGSRLEGHPTPRLPWVDVATGSLGQGLPLGVGMALAGQRLGKVPYRVWVLCGDSEMAEGSIWEAAEHAGHEHLDSLTLIVDVNRLGQRGPTRHEHDLAAYSRRLHAFGWHTIEVDGHDIDAIEAAYDEARSTIGEPTAIIAGTMKGRGVASVEDREGMHGKPLPDAAGAIEELGGRRSMRVEVRKPATSATDAHPGVGHLNLPRFDEGDQIATRDAYGQALTALGFARGDIVALDGEVGDSTRTEFFSKEHPERYFECYIAEQQLIAAAIGMQACGQIPYASTFAAFLTRAHDFLRMATIGGASISVVGSHSGVSIGQDGPSQMGLEDLALFRALHGSTVLQPCDANQTTRLVAAMAELEGISYLRTLRGKTPVIYGFDEQFPVGGSKVLRHTIDDRMTLVGSGITVHECLKAADLLAEEGITVRVIDMYSIKPADEVTLQAAAADTGCLITVEDHHPQGGLGDAVAEVFSDGRPAPRLVRLGVREMPGSATPAQQLRAAGIDADSIAAAVKLLTGTAMVR, encoded by the coding sequence ATGCGTAGCGAACTTCTGACAGAACTGGCGCAGCAGCTCAGGGTCGACTCGGTCCGCGCGGCCGACATGGCGGGTTCCGGCCACCCGACCTCGTCCATGTCCGCCGCCGATCTCGGCGCCGTCCTGCTGGCCAACCATCTGACGTACGACTTCGACCGCCCCGATCACCCGGGGAACGACCGGATGATCTTCTCCAAGGGCCACGCGTCGCCCCTGCTCTACTCCATGTATCTCGCGGCCGGTGCCATCGACGAGGCCGAGTTCCACACCTACCGCCGGGAGGGCAGCAGGCTCGAAGGCCACCCCACCCCCCGGCTGCCCTGGGTGGACGTCGCGACCGGTTCGCTCGGGCAGGGCCTGCCGCTGGGCGTCGGGATGGCGCTCGCCGGGCAGCGGCTCGGCAAGGTCCCGTACCGGGTCTGGGTGCTCTGCGGCGACAGCGAGATGGCCGAGGGCTCGATCTGGGAGGCCGCCGAACACGCCGGGCACGAGCATCTCGACTCGCTGACGCTGATCGTCGACGTGAACCGGCTCGGACAGCGCGGCCCCACCCGCCACGAGCACGACCTCGCCGCTTACAGCCGTAGACTGCACGCCTTCGGCTGGCACACCATCGAGGTCGACGGCCATGACATCGACGCGATCGAAGCCGCCTACGACGAGGCGCGCTCGACCATCGGCGAGCCGACGGCGATCATCGCCGGCACCATGAAGGGCCGGGGCGTCGCCTCCGTCGAGGACCGCGAGGGGATGCACGGCAAGCCCCTCCCGGACGCGGCGGGCGCCATCGAGGAGCTGGGCGGCCGGCGGTCCATGCGGGTCGAGGTGCGCAAGCCCGCGACGAGCGCCACCGACGCCCACCCCGGCGTCGGCCATCTGAATCTGCCGCGCTTCGACGAGGGCGACCAGATCGCCACCCGTGACGCGTACGGGCAGGCCCTGACCGCACTCGGCTTCGCGCGCGGCGACATCGTGGCGCTCGACGGGGAGGTCGGCGACTCGACCCGTACCGAGTTCTTCTCCAAGGAGCACCCCGAGCGCTACTTCGAGTGCTACATCGCCGAACAGCAGCTGATCGCCGCCGCCATCGGCATGCAGGCCTGCGGGCAGATCCCGTACGCCTCGACCTTCGCGGCCTTCCTGACCCGGGCGCACGACTTCCTGCGGATGGCCACGATCGGCGGGGCGTCGATCAGCGTCGTCGGCTCGCACTCCGGTGTCTCCATCGGCCAGGACGGGCCGTCCCAGATGGGGCTCGAAGACCTCGCCCTGTTCCGTGCCCTGCACGGCAGTACGGTGCTCCAGCCGTGCGACGCGAACCAGACGACCCGGCTCGTCGCCGCGATGGCCGAGCTGGAAGGCATCAGCTATCTGCGCACCCTGCGCGGGAAGACACCGGTCATCTACGGCTTCGACGAGCAGTTCCCGGTCGGCGGCAGCAAGGTGCTCCGGCACACCATCGACGACCGGATGACCCTCGTCGGCTCCGGGATCACCGTCCACGAGTGCCTCAAGGCGGCCGATCTGCTCGCCGAGGAGGGCATCACCGTACGGGTCATCGACATGTACTCGATCAAGCCGGCCGACGAGGTCACCCTCCAGGCCGCCGCGGCCGACACCGGCTGTCTGATCACGGTGGAGGACCACCACCCGCAGGGCGGTCTCGGCGACGCCGTCGCGGAGGTCTTCTCCGACGGCCGGCCCGCGCCCCGGCTGGTGCGGCTCGGCGTACGGGAGATGCCCGGGTCCGCGACGCCCGCCCAGCAGCTGCGTGCCGCCGGAATCGACGCCGATTCGATCGCCGCCGCCGTGAAGCTCCTGACGGGAACGGCGATGGTGCGCTGA
- a CDS encoding helix-turn-helix domain-containing protein — MTSRASGTGVGPLLRRWRERRRISQLELALRAGSSARHLSFVETGRARPSEEMVLRLAERLDVPVRERNALLLAAGYAPRFTETALDDPSMAVVREALERLLRGYEPYPALVVDGTYTLVAANRGLGLIMEGVPEHLLVPPVNTMKVVLHPEGAAGRVRNFRQWRAHLLDQMERRIALDRSDAVRALYEEVAAYPPPEGADDSGGDGAGAGAGEDGDAAAFALGNFALPLRIEHGGQVLTFLSSISTFNTPMDVTVAELAIETFLPADPATAKYLMSALG; from the coding sequence ATGACATCGCGCGCGTCGGGGACCGGGGTCGGGCCGCTGCTCAGGCGCTGGCGTGAACGGCGCCGGATCAGTCAGCTGGAGCTGGCCCTGCGCGCCGGCTCGTCCGCCCGCCACCTCAGCTTCGTGGAGACCGGCAGGGCCCGGCCGAGCGAGGAGATGGTCCTGCGGCTCGCGGAGCGTCTGGACGTGCCGGTACGCGAACGCAACGCGTTGCTGCTGGCGGCCGGTTACGCGCCCCGCTTCACCGAGACCGCGCTGGACGACCCGTCGATGGCGGTGGTGCGGGAGGCGCTGGAGCGGCTGCTGCGGGGGTACGAGCCGTATCCGGCGCTTGTGGTCGACGGGACGTACACCCTGGTGGCGGCCAACCGGGGCCTCGGCCTGATCATGGAAGGCGTGCCCGAGCATCTGCTGGTGCCGCCGGTGAACACGATGAAGGTCGTCCTTCATCCGGAAGGGGCGGCGGGGCGTGTCCGCAATTTCCGGCAGTGGCGGGCGCATCTGCTGGACCAGATGGAGCGGCGGATCGCGCTCGACCGCTCGGACGCGGTGCGGGCGCTGTACGAGGAGGTCGCGGCGTATCCGCCGCCGGAGGGGGCGGACGACTCCGGCGGTGACGGGGCCGGGGCCGGGGCCGGGGAGGACGGTGACGCGGCGGCGTTCGCACTCGGGAACTTCGCGCTGCCGTTGCGGATCGAGCACGGGGGCCAGGTGCTGACCTTCCTGTCGTCCATCTCGACGTTCAACACACCGATGGACGTGACGGTGGCCGAGCTGGCGATCGAGACGTTCCTGCCGGCCGATCCGGCGACGGCGAAGTATCTGATGTCGGCGCTGGGCTGA
- a CDS encoding phage holin family protein: protein MRVVVVWAVSTLTMLALAGILPDFQLQGTDDSLTRTAITAAWGAGAFGLLSALVWPFLVRALLLVPALVLGLLVFFLNGSLLLVALKLTPDGGGAANPENAVVVAAVMSAVASATSTALAVRDDDAYRRRLSRLAQRRRRRSGEDSARRAHPASPGTLFLQLDGVGHQVLLDAVADGHMPTVAGWLGERPTHRLTPWRTDWSSQTGASQLGILHGSNHDVPAFRWYEKESGRIMVSNRPASAAELQRRAVERTRDAGLLTLDGASRGNLFSGGADQLALVLSMAARRGRATRSRAGYFAYFTDPANAVRTAVSFVAEVGREIGQSTRARVRGDRPRVSRGGLYPFIRAFATVVERDVVVAAVIGDMLAGRAAVYADLVAYDEVAHHSGPHSRDATRVLRRLDRSIGLLTKVADHAPRSYRLVLLSDHGQSPGETFQGVYGLTLRDLVRAGCGLPVSRRAVRTKSGAEARDAARDAVRTALHRPVEAGHEGEADEKRSARGSDPIVLASGNLGLISFPDVPVRMSREQIDERHPALLRTLANHPGIGFLLVRSEANGSVVLGPAGAEIPVAKLDDTGLLATMGPGAADAVRRTDTFPHVADIMVNSMYDPATGRVHAFEEQIGSHGGLGGEQSNAFLLSPLTLPPPVPADGELVGAEQVHAVLNHWLYDGLGPQIPLDPTPATDSALQEEPKPAP, encoded by the coding sequence ATGCGGGTGGTCGTCGTCTGGGCGGTCTCCACCCTGACCATGCTGGCCCTCGCCGGCATCCTGCCCGACTTCCAACTTCAGGGCACCGACGACAGCCTCACCAGGACGGCGATCACCGCGGCCTGGGGAGCGGGCGCCTTCGGCCTGCTCAGCGCGCTCGTCTGGCCCTTCCTGGTCCGCGCCCTGCTGCTCGTGCCCGCCCTGGTGCTCGGCCTGCTGGTCTTCTTCCTCAACGGCTCCCTGCTGCTGGTCGCGCTCAAGCTCACCCCCGACGGCGGAGGCGCCGCCAATCCAGAGAACGCCGTCGTGGTCGCCGCCGTCATGTCCGCCGTCGCGTCCGCGACCTCCACGGCCCTCGCCGTACGCGACGACGACGCCTACCGGCGCAGGCTGTCGCGCCTCGCGCAACGCCGGCGGCGCCGCAGCGGCGAGGACAGCGCGCGCCGCGCCCACCCGGCATCGCCCGGCACGCTCTTCCTCCAACTCGACGGTGTCGGGCACCAAGTGCTGCTCGACGCCGTCGCCGACGGGCACATGCCCACCGTCGCGGGCTGGCTGGGCGAGCGCCCGACGCACCGGCTCACCCCCTGGCGCACCGACTGGTCCAGCCAGACCGGCGCCAGCCAGCTCGGCATCCTGCACGGCAGCAACCACGATGTCCCCGCCTTCCGTTGGTACGAGAAGGAGAGCGGGCGGATCATGGTCAGCAACCGGCCGGCCAGCGCCGCGGAACTCCAGCGCCGGGCCGTCGAACGCACCCGCGACGCCGGGCTCCTCACCCTCGACGGCGCCAGCCGCGGCAACCTCTTCAGCGGCGGCGCCGACCAGTTGGCGCTCGTCCTGTCGATGGCCGCCCGGCGCGGCAGGGCCACCCGCTCACGGGCCGGCTACTTCGCGTACTTCACCGACCCGGCCAACGCCGTCCGTACGGCCGTCTCCTTCGTCGCCGAGGTCGGCCGCGAGATAGGCCAGTCGACGCGGGCCCGCGTCCGCGGCGACCGGCCCCGGGTGAGCCGGGGCGGGCTCTACCCCTTCATCCGGGCGTTCGCGACCGTCGTCGAGCGCGATGTCGTGGTCGCGGCGGTCATAGGGGACATGCTGGCCGGGCGCGCCGCCGTTTACGCCGACCTCGTCGCGTACGACGAGGTGGCCCACCACTCGGGACCCCACAGCCGCGACGCCACGCGCGTCCTGCGGCGGCTGGACCGCTCGATCGGGCTGCTGACCAAGGTCGCCGACCACGCGCCGCGCTCGTACCGTCTCGTGCTCCTCTCCGACCACGGGCAGAGCCCCGGCGAGACCTTCCAGGGCGTGTACGGGCTCACGCTCCGGGATCTCGTACGGGCGGGCTGCGGGCTGCCGGTGTCGCGCCGCGCGGTACGCACCAAGAGCGGCGCGGAGGCGCGGGACGCCGCCCGTGACGCCGTACGCACGGCGCTCCACCGCCCCGTCGAGGCGGGCCACGAGGGCGAGGCCGACGAGAAGCGCTCGGCGCGGGGGTCCGACCCGATCGTGCTGGCCTCGGGGAATCTGGGGCTGATCTCCTTCCCCGACGTCCCGGTGCGGATGAGCCGCGAGCAGATAGACGAACGCCACCCCGCGCTGCTGCGGACCCTCGCCAACCATCCGGGCATCGGCTTCCTGCTCGTCCGCAGCGAGGCGAACGGCTCCGTGGTGCTCGGCCCGGCCGGGGCGGAGATCCCCGTCGCCAAGCTGGACGACACGGGGCTGCTGGCCACGATGGGGCCGGGCGCCGCCGACGCGGTCCGGCGCACCGACACCTTCCCGCATGTCGCGGACATCATGGTCAACTCGATGTACGACCCGGCGACGGGCCGGGTGCACGCGTTCGAGGAACAGATCGGCTCCCACGGCGGCCTCGGCGGCGAGCAGTCCAACGCGTTCCTGCTGTCCCCCCTGACCCTGCCGCCGCCGGTCCCCGCGGACGGGGAACTGGTGGGAGCGGAACAGGTCCACGCGGTCCTGAACCACTGGCTGTACGACGGCCTCGGTCCGCAGATCCCCCTCGACCCGACACCTGCGACGGACAGCGCCCTCCAGGAGGAGCCGAAGCCGGCTCCGTAG
- a CDS encoding MBL fold metallo-hydrolase: protein MGNVITWWGHATCTVEDSGVRVLTDPLFARRLVHLRRRRGDVPPPEAAVADAVLVSHLHSDHLHLPSLAKLAPGTRLIVPRGARRAVPGLRRLDAVGRGGVGRGGGLRITEVEPGDEVEIGPLWVRAVPACHDGRRLPVGPQRSPALGYVISGERRTYFAGDTGLFDEMAEAVGTVDVALLPVGGWGPHLGHGHLNADRAAEALARLAPDAAVPVHYGTFWPIGMDGVRPHEFHSPGDEFVRQAARRAPGVAVHRLQHGESVRPGATL, encoded by the coding sequence TTGGGAAATGTCATCACCTGGTGGGGCCATGCCACCTGCACGGTCGAGGACTCCGGTGTCCGGGTGCTGACCGATCCGCTCTTCGCGCGCCGGCTGGTTCATCTGCGCCGCCGTCGCGGTGACGTACCGCCTCCGGAGGCCGCGGTCGCCGACGCCGTCCTCGTCTCGCATCTGCACTCCGACCATCTGCATCTGCCGTCGCTGGCGAAGCTCGCGCCGGGCACCCGGCTGATCGTGCCGCGCGGCGCGCGGCGCGCGGTGCCTGGACTGCGGCGGCTGGACGCCGTCGGACGCGGAGGAGTCGGACGCGGCGGCGGTCTGCGGATCACGGAGGTCGAGCCGGGCGACGAGGTGGAGATCGGACCGCTGTGGGTACGGGCGGTGCCGGCGTGCCACGACGGGCGGCGGCTGCCGGTGGGCCCGCAGCGCTCACCCGCGCTCGGCTATGTGATCAGCGGTGAACGCCGGACGTACTTCGCGGGCGACACCGGGCTCTTCGACGAGATGGCGGAGGCCGTGGGCACGGTCGACGTGGCGCTGCTGCCGGTGGGCGGCTGGGGACCGCATCTGGGCCACGGTCATCTGAACGCCGACCGCGCGGCCGAGGCGCTGGCCCGGCTCGCGCCCGACGCGGCGGTGCCGGTGCACTACGGCACGTTCTGGCCGATCGGGATGGACGGTGTACGGCCGCACGAATTCCATTCGCCCGGCGACGAGTTCGTCCGCCAGGCGGCCCGGCGCGCGCCCGGGGTCGCCGTCCACCGGCTTCAGCACGGCGAGAGTGTCCGGCCGGGAGCCACCCTGTGA
- a CDS encoding DedA family protein, with the protein MSQMPSESAQQAVTYPSLFLLVALGALVPVVPTGAVVSSAAVVAFHQTAPLALLYIFVVASFAAFLGDITLYWLGRRGVNSKNGSRWLAALEQRVSDDTLEQTQRRLREHGVTVLVLSRLVPAGRIPVMLACLLTKWPTTRFIKGALPACLAWAATYQLIGILGGSLFAEPWEGVVAAVALTVVISGSPTIWRKLRGRGRGANGSARRDGQCAPEGPTAVEGPAESDGQQA; encoded by the coding sequence ATGAGTCAGATGCCGTCGGAGTCCGCCCAGCAGGCCGTCACCTACCCGTCGTTGTTCCTGCTGGTGGCGCTGGGAGCGCTGGTGCCGGTGGTGCCGACGGGCGCGGTGGTGAGTTCGGCGGCCGTCGTCGCCTTCCACCAGACGGCGCCGCTCGCGCTGCTGTACATATTCGTGGTGGCCTCGTTCGCGGCGTTCCTCGGCGACATCACGCTCTACTGGCTGGGGCGGCGGGGGGTCAACTCCAAGAACGGCTCGCGGTGGCTGGCGGCGCTGGAGCAGCGGGTCTCCGACGACACCCTCGAACAGACCCAGCGCAGGCTGCGCGAGCACGGCGTGACGGTCCTGGTGCTGTCGCGGCTGGTGCCCGCGGGGCGGATACCGGTGATGCTGGCGTGCCTGCTCACCAAGTGGCCGACGACGCGGTTCATCAAGGGCGCGCTGCCGGCGTGCCTGGCGTGGGCGGCGACGTACCAGCTGATCGGGATCCTCGGCGGGTCGCTGTTCGCCGAGCCGTGGGAGGGAGTGGTCGCGGCGGTGGCGCTGACGGTGGTGATCAGCGGCAGTCCCACGATCTGGCGCAAACTGCGGGGGCGCGGCAGGGGCGCGAACGGCTCCGCCCGGCGGGACGGACAGTGCGCGCCGGAGGGTCCGACGGCGGTGGAGGGGCCTGCGGAGTCAGACGGTCAGCAGGCGTGA
- a CDS encoding MBL fold metallo-hydrolase — protein sequence MTDHTDRTDPTRRVHRTAATSSRATAAGETLRPGGTLRPLGETGRRWPKSFSHRLTTPLPGVRALARLAREGAARPRPGALDAVPMLPVERGPLPAVDAGTVAVTWAGHASWVLRIGGLTVLTDPVWSRRILGTPARITPVGVRWEELPPVDAVVISHNHYDHLDAPTLRRLPRDTPMFVPAGLGRWCRRRRFTHVTELDWWEAAELPGGDGGTGTVRFDFVPAHHWSKRTLTDTCRSLWGGWMLTDAATGRRVYFAGDTGYGHWFREIGGRYPDIDLALLPIGAYDPRWWLSDVHVDPEEAVQACQDVGARNMAPMHWATFVLSAEPVMEPLERVRAAWERTGRPREQLWDLPVGASRLLTV from the coding sequence ATGACGGACCACACCGATCGGACGGACCCCACCCGACGCGTGCACCGCACCGCCGCCACCTCATCCCGGGCCACGGCCGCCGGCGAGACCCTCCGGCCCGGCGGTACGCTCCGCCCGCTCGGTGAGACCGGCCGTCGCTGGCCCAAGTCCTTCTCCCACCGGCTCACCACCCCGCTGCCCGGCGTACGCGCGCTGGCGCGGCTCGCCCGCGAAGGCGCCGCGAGGCCGCGCCCCGGCGCGCTCGACGCCGTACCCATGCTGCCCGTCGAACGGGGGCCCCTGCCGGCCGTGGACGCCGGCACCGTCGCCGTCACCTGGGCGGGGCACGCGAGTTGGGTGCTCCGCATCGGCGGCCTCACCGTCCTGACCGACCCGGTGTGGTCGCGCCGGATCCTCGGCACGCCCGCGCGGATCACTCCCGTCGGCGTCCGGTGGGAGGAACTGCCGCCCGTCGACGCGGTCGTCATCAGCCACAACCACTACGACCATCTCGACGCGCCCACGCTGCGGCGGCTGCCGAGGGACACCCCGATGTTCGTCCCCGCCGGTCTCGGCCGCTGGTGCCGGCGCCGCCGCTTCACCCACGTCACCGAGCTGGACTGGTGGGAGGCCGCCGAACTGCCCGGCGGGGACGGCGGCACAGGCACCGTACGGTTCGACTTCGTGCCCGCCCACCACTGGTCCAAGCGCACCCTCACCGACACCTGCCGCTCGCTGTGGGGCGGCTGGATGCTCACCGACGCGGCGACGGGCCGACGCGTCTACTTCGCCGGGGACACCGGCTACGGCCACTGGTTCCGGGAGATCGGCGGCCGGTACCCGGACATCGACCTCGCGCTGCTGCCGATCGGGGCGTACGACCCGCGCTGGTGGCTCAGCGATGTCCATGTGGACCCCGAGGAGGCCGTACAGGCCTGCCAGGACGTCGGCGCGCGGAACATGGCGCCCATGCACTGGGCGACGTTTGTGCTCTCGGCCGAGCCCGTGATGGAGCCGCTGGAGCGGGTCAGGGCCGCCTGGGAGCGGACCGGGAGACCGCGCGAGCAGTTGTGGGACCTGCCGGTCGGGGCGTCACGCCTGCTGACCGTCTGA
- a CDS encoding aminotransferase class I/II-fold pyridoxal phosphate-dependent enzyme, with protein sequence MGTTGTVREGRGPVRYGPLAPDLGLPALPELVAELAGAAGQTSPEPPGGGPVLREAACGYWSRRGLPTHPQEAAAAAGAQPLLLALLAAHGGDVLMPRPHPASWAPQARLLGRPFFSVPTPAECGGVPDLYALLETVRRVRAEGGDPRLLLLSIADDPTGTVAPPELLREACEAAVGEGLHIISDETWRDTLHRPRESVPLSPAEMWPDDVTVFSDLAGALTPASWPAAVARFPATGAGARRRARTLDHLTALGALVAAPVAAAASRALDEPPGVTARVAAAAALHARVAGAVHHIVLSAGALARPPRAGRHLYADFGPLRRGLAERGVGDSMELEEFLGERLGMPVPGGHRFGDELGALRVRLATGPLLGSTPEQRMESLTDGKPLELPHVAEALGNLAAALGEPP encoded by the coding sequence ATGGGGACGACGGGGACGGTGCGCGAAGGGCGCGGTCCCGTACGGTACGGGCCGCTCGCCCCGGACCTGGGCCTGCCCGCGCTGCCCGAGCTCGTCGCCGAGCTCGCCGGCGCCGCCGGACAGACCTCGCCCGAGCCGCCCGGCGGCGGACCGGTCCTGCGGGAGGCGGCCTGCGGCTACTGGTCGAGACGCGGTCTGCCCACACATCCCCAGGAGGCCGCCGCGGCGGCCGGTGCGCAGCCGCTGCTCCTCGCGCTGCTCGCCGCGCACGGCGGCGACGTCCTGATGCCCCGCCCGCACCCGGCGTCCTGGGCGCCGCAGGCCCGGCTTCTCGGCCGGCCCTTCTTTTCGGTGCCGACCCCCGCGGAGTGCGGCGGCGTACCCGATCTGTACGCCCTCCTGGAGACGGTGCGCCGGGTACGGGCCGAGGGCGGCGACCCGCGGCTGCTGCTGCTCTCGATCGCCGACGACCCGACCGGCACCGTCGCACCGCCCGAGCTTCTCAGGGAGGCGTGCGAGGCCGCCGTCGGCGAGGGCCTGCACATCATCAGCGACGAGACCTGGCGCGACACCCTGCACCGGCCCCGCGAGTCGGTGCCGCTCAGCCCGGCCGAGATGTGGCCCGACGACGTCACCGTCTTCTCCGACCTGGCGGGCGCGCTCACCCCGGCGTCCTGGCCCGCCGCCGTGGCGCGTTTCCCCGCCACCGGGGCCGGCGCCCGGCGCCGGGCCAGGACGCTGGACCATCTCACCGCGCTGGGCGCGCTCGTCGCGGCGCCGGTCGCCGCCGCTGCCTCCAGGGCACTCGACGAGCCGCCCGGCGTGACGGCGAGGGTCGCCGCCGCCGCCGCGCTCCATGCGCGCGTGGCCGGAGCCGTACACCACATCGTCCTGAGCGCCGGGGCGCTGGCCAGACCGCCCCGGGCGGGCCGTCATCTGTACGCGGACTTCGGCCCGTTGCGCCGGGGGCTCGCCGAACGCGGGGTCGGCGACTCCATGGAGCTCGAAGAGTTCCTGGGCGAACGGCTGGGCATGCCGGTGCCCGGCGGGCACCGGTTCGGGGACGAACTGGGCGCGCTGCGCGTACGACTGGCGACCGGACCGCTGCTCGGGTCAACCCCGGAGCAGCGGATGGAGTCCCTCACCGATGGGAAGCCCCTGGAACTGCCGCACGTCGCCGAGGCACTGGGCAATCTGGCGGCGGCTCTGGGGGAACCGCCCTGA
- a CDS encoding bifunctional phosphatase PAP2/diacylglycerol kinase family protein: MSDIHAGRTPAGPGTPARVAALLSGWDRRIFRSAANRHWPGAGPVLPRLSRSANHGLLWFGAAAGIALLGRGQRSRRAALRGVASLAVASAAINTVGKRSVRRVRPVRDTVPVIRQLRRQPVTTSFPSGHAASAAAFATGVALESKGWGAVVAPVAFSVAASRVYTGVHYPSDVLVGAALGVGAAYAVRGIVPTRSQLPSPGRPHAQAPALPGGDGMVIVVNRASGSSDAAGALRDSLPLAEFVECDPDEVNTELAKAADRCTALGVVGGDGTVNRAAVVAARHRLPLAVFPGGTLNHFAYDLGIEDSQDTCRAMEAGDAVRVDLGRFTGPDGASGHFLNTFSLGVYPELVRVREHWAPRIGGWPAGVVAASKVLRGQHQLEAEFDGRHRSLWMLFAGNSIYQRFGFTPGHRHDLADGLLDVRIVHGGSFPSLRLLAAAAAGPLSRSPVHAAERMRRVRITGIAPGTPLAFDGEVAESPVELTIDKANEALTVYRPRVFL; the protein is encoded by the coding sequence ATGTCCGACATCCACGCGGGCCGTACCCCGGCCGGTCCCGGCACCCCGGCCCGGGTCGCCGCGCTGCTCAGCGGCTGGGACCGGCGGATCTTCCGGTCGGCGGCGAACCGGCACTGGCCGGGCGCCGGACCGGTGCTGCCGCGCCTCAGCCGCTCCGCCAACCACGGTCTCCTCTGGTTCGGCGCCGCCGCCGGAATCGCGCTCCTCGGGCGCGGTCAGCGCTCCCGGCGCGCCGCCCTGCGGGGCGTCGCCTCCCTCGCCGTCGCCTCGGCGGCGATCAACACCGTGGGCAAGCGGTCGGTACGCCGGGTGCGGCCGGTCCGCGACACGGTTCCGGTGATCAGGCAGCTGAGGCGGCAGCCGGTCACCACCTCGTTCCCGTCCGGGCACGCGGCGTCGGCCGCCGCCTTCGCCACGGGTGTCGCCCTGGAGTCGAAGGGCTGGGGGGCGGTGGTGGCGCCCGTCGCCTTCTCCGTCGCGGCGTCCCGCGTCTACACGGGCGTGCACTACCCGAGCGATGTGCTGGTGGGCGCGGCGCTGGGGGTGGGGGCTGCGTACGCCGTACGCGGCATCGTGCCGACCCGCTCCCAGCTGCCGTCGCCGGGACGGCCGCACGCACAGGCACCGGCCCTGCCGGGCGGTGACGGCATGGTGATCGTCGTCAACCGCGCGTCGGGCTCGTCGGACGCCGCGGGCGCGCTGCGCGACTCGCTGCCGCTCGCGGAGTTCGTGGAGTGCGACCCCGATGAGGTGAACACGGAGCTGGCGAAGGCGGCGGACCGCTGCACCGCGCTCGGCGTGGTCGGCGGCGACGGCACGGTCAACCGGGCCGCGGTGGTCGCCGCCCGGCACCGGTTGCCGCTGGCGGTGTTCCCCGGCGGCACGCTGAACCACTTCGCGTACGACCTCGGCATCGAGGACTCGCAGGACACCTGCCGCGCGATGGAGGCGGGCGACGCGGTCCGCGTCGACCTCGGGCGGTTCACCGGGCCCGACGGGGCGAGCGGCCACTTCCTCAACACCTTCAGCCTGGGCGTCTATCCGGAGCTGGTACGTGTACGGGAGCACTGGGCGCCGCGGATCGGCGGCTGGCCCGCCGGGGTGGTCGCCGCGTCGAAGGTGCTGCGCGGCCAGCACCAGCTGGAGGCGGAGTTCGACGGCCGGCACCGGTCGCTGTGGATGCTGTTCGCGGGGAACAGCATCTACCAGCGCTTCGGGTTCACGCCGGGCCACCGGCACGATCTGGCGGACGGTCTGCTGGACGTCCGGATCGTGCACGGCGGGAGCTTCCCCAGCCTGCGGCTGCTGGCCGCGGCGGCGGCCGGACCGCTGAGCCGGTCGCCGGTGCACGCGGCGGAGCGGATGCGGCGGGTGCGGATCACGGGCATCGCGCCGGGTACGCCGCTGGCCTTCGACGGCGAAGTGGCCGAGTCACCGGTCGAGTTGACGATCGACAAGGCGAACGAGGCACTGACGGTGTACCGCCCCCGCGTGTTCCTGTGA